One Argonema galeatum A003/A1 DNA segment encodes these proteins:
- a CDS encoding extracellular solute-binding protein, whose amino-acid sequence MKRRSFLVGSSALAVSGLLSGCSGQQQAILKVRLLKDSIPAQLLNEFRKELQQSAGLDFAAETQFKDLFAQLQNWQEKPKANNWWSNIPLPFGKERAIPIADLVTLGDYWLTQAIAKKLIQPLDPKQLDRWPQLPQRWQELVRRNDQGKPDPKGKIWGAPYRWGSTVIAYRRDKFESNGWKPPTDWADLWRTEFSSSISLLDQPREVIGLTLKKLGHSYNSDRLDKIPNLKQELLALHQQVKFYSSDAYLQPLILGDTYLAVGWSTDVLPVMQRYRNIAAVVPQSGTALWTDLWVRPAGANTSPDLLQQWIDFCWQPDTARLLSRFTQAASPILAGKNLVEFANTDRNRVVLPTAEIVQNSEFLLSLSQKTLQEYQSLWREIRFQGLGVRDRSSNEKG is encoded by the coding sequence ATGAAACGACGGTCTTTTTTAGTTGGCAGCAGTGCGTTGGCTGTTTCAGGGCTACTCTCAGGGTGTAGCGGTCAGCAACAGGCAATTCTGAAAGTCAGATTGCTGAAAGATTCGATCCCAGCCCAGCTGTTAAATGAATTTCGTAAAGAACTCCAACAATCAGCTGGGTTGGATTTCGCAGCGGAAACTCAGTTTAAAGATTTATTTGCCCAACTGCAAAATTGGCAGGAGAAACCAAAGGCGAATAATTGGTGGTCAAACATACCTCTACCTTTTGGGAAAGAAAGGGCGATTCCCATTGCAGACTTGGTAACTTTGGGTGATTACTGGTTGACCCAGGCGATCGCAAAAAAGCTGATTCAACCCCTAGACCCAAAACAGCTCGATCGATGGCCGCAACTGCCGCAACGCTGGCAAGAACTGGTAAGGCGCAATGACCAAGGCAAACCAGACCCGAAAGGAAAAATTTGGGGCGCACCCTACCGCTGGGGTAGCACGGTAATTGCCTATCGTCGGGATAAATTTGAGTCGAATGGCTGGAAGCCGCCGACTGATTGGGCCGATCTATGGCGAACGGAATTTAGCTCTAGCATTTCTTTACTCGACCAACCGCGTGAAGTAATCGGCTTAACCTTAAAAAAACTCGGTCATTCCTACAATAGCGATCGACTAGACAAAATTCCCAACTTAAAACAGGAACTCCTAGCGCTACACCAGCAAGTCAAATTCTACAGTTCCGATGCCTACCTGCAACCTTTGATATTGGGAGATACCTATCTAGCAGTTGGTTGGTCTACCGACGTTCTGCCAGTCATGCAGCGTTATCGTAACATTGCAGCCGTCGTTCCCCAGTCTGGCACCGCACTGTGGACAGACTTGTGGGTACGCCCCGCCGGTGCCAATACTAGCCCCGATTTACTCCAACAGTGGATTGATTTCTGTTGGCAACCGGATACTGCGCGTTTACTATCTCGTTTTACCCAAGCAGCCTCGCCCATTTTAGCTGGCAAAAACCTAGTTGAATTTGCCAATACAGACAGAAATCGGGTGGTATTGCCAACAGCAGAAATTGTGCAAAACAGCGAATTCCTGCTTTCCCTTTCCCAAAAGACTCTCCAAGAATACCAATCCCTATGGAGAGAAATTCGCTTTCAGGGGTTAGGAGTTCGCGATCGATCGAGCAATGAAAAAGGCTAG